The following DNA comes from Gammaproteobacteria bacterium.
GCCGGTCAGATAATAGAAATCGCTCTCCGGGCGGAAGGGATATTCGACATCGCGGTTGCGCATGGCCACGGAGGCGGTAGGCAGGATGGCGATGCTGTCGCGCCCCATCATCTGCATGAGCCGGCGGCGGCGGCGGGAGTATTCCTTCATGTCTGCGTTCTTCGGCCTGTTCATGGCGGCTAGTGGATCACCCTGTCGGAATCGGCGCCGGCGCGCTCCGCCTCGAGCGTCTCGAATACCAGAATGACGCCGACGCGCAGGTATTCTATCAATTCGGCATACGCCGCCTCGCCGGGTTCCCCTTCATCGCTGTCGGCGGAGGCACGGGATATCTCGACGATATCCTCGGTGATCTCCCGTAATTCCTCGGGCAGGACCTCGGTATCCTCCACCCCGCCTGCCGCGAGACCGTACAGAAATCCCTGGCACCATTCCGTCATCGCCTCGGCACGCATTTGCAGGGGTTGAGTGTCCTCGGGGAGGAGCAAGGTGAAGGCGAATCCCTCCTCACGCAGCTGACCGAGGGTCGCACGGTACAGGCGGGACAACTCCTCCCATGCGGACGCATCGGCATGACCTTCCGCGCCGGCCGTCTGCTCCGCGCGCACCAGATCGAGCCATGCGCTCTCGGCAGCAGGGCCGCGCGCGCACAACAGGCCGCAGAGCGTACCGTGGCTTTCGGCGGCGTCGGTGGCAATGCCCAGGCGCCGCAACGCGGAATTGACCAGTGACCACTCCATCAATGATACCCCGCCATACTCGCCTGCATGATTTTGAAATCC
Coding sequences within:
- a CDS encoding UPF0149 family protein, which gives rise to MEWSLVNSALRRLGIATDAAESHGTLCGLLCARGPAAESAWLDLVRAEQTAGAEGHADASAWEELSRLYRATLGQLREEGFAFTLLLPEDTQPLQMRAEAMTEWCQGFLYGLAAGGVEDTEVLPEELREITEDIVEISRASADSDEGEPGEAAYAELIEYLRVGVILVFETLEAERAGADSDRVIH